Part of the uncultured Methanobrevibacter sp. genome, GTTATGGAAGTTTTAATGATTATTTTAGAATTTGTTGTTGCAATTCTAATATTCGGTGTGTTATTCGTTGCCGGAAAATTTATTTATAAAAAATTAAAGAATAGTGGGAGTAGGGTTTTAAATCCCCTTGAATATTTTCCTGAAGAAGAAGTTCAAACATTAAAACAAGTTTTTTACTTGATAATGATGTTAGTTTTCTTTGTTTTTATATTGTATATTATTATTGTTAAAGAAGCTGATGTTATAGGTGTTGCTGCTGTACAAATTATTGTATCATTATATATTGCATTTACTTTAGATTATAGTTCTTGGAAGAATAAATTGTTATTTTTCCTGATAATACCTTATGAATCTATAGCGCTCTTTGTTTTTAATGAATCTATGATATTCTTGCCAATTTATATAATACATGTTCTTGTTTATGCCTATTTTATCAAGGTGTATTTTGACAAATTCAGGCAATATACTGAGACAAACAGTCTTGGGATTACTATTATTTTATTATTCTCTGTGATATTTGTTAGTTTCCTTGTAACAACCGTTGCAGAAAGTGTTGATCCGTTAAGTTCATTGGTTATGGTTTCAAATGCATTTACAAGTAACGGTTATGCAATTCTTGGAAGCACTGGTATTGGTAAATTGACTGCATTGGTTTTAGTTTGGGGAGGATACACAATATCCGGTGTAGGTACTGCAACATTAACTGTTGCAATTTTATCAAGACGCCATAAAAAACGTGAAAAGGAATTAAACAAACGTTTGGACGAATTGGAATCATTAATTAAAAATAATCAAAAATAAGATATGGATTATTTCAAAATTTTTTTCCCATATCTTATTAAAATTTTAAGTATTTGCATTATTGCAGTTAATGTTACTTAATTAATAAGCAACATTATTTTTTTAATTCCGCTAAATTTTCTTTTAATAGTTTATAAATGTTTTCTGCACCTATAATCTCATCGTCACTGACATTCCAGCTTGAAGGGTACAATATGAATGGTTTGGATTGGTCTCCACCAGCTCCACCATGGCTTCCAACCAGTTCTTCAAAAGCACATACCTCATCAGCTTCTTTATCATAAAAACTGTTGACTAGAATATCTGGTGTATGTTCAAATGAACTGGTTCTTTTTAAATGTCTAGCAATATTGTCTCCAAATCCTTCAAGAGGATTTTCTCCTTCAATTTCATCGGTGTCTAGGTAATAAGTTCCATTTTTTCCAATAGCCAAATCGCCGTGTTCTTGTGATTTAACTAAAATGAAACCGACATATTCATTGTTTATGATGCCAGGTATCAATTCAGGGAAAAAGTTATTTAATTCCTCATATGTTAATCTTTGACTCCATTGTGTCAAATAAATCATTGCAAGATTACCTGATGCCAATACGATGACTTCAGAGTCACTTAATTCCTGTTGTTCTTTTTGTTCTTTTTTAATTTTTTTATTTTTTCTTGAAAATGGAGTATAGTCTCCTGCAAAGTGGTCATCATTTGAAGTCATTTTTGCAAACATGGTCATGTCTTCTGGAAGTAATGATTTGACAAAATCCTCAAATGTTTCACCATATCTTTGGGTAAATGTAGCACCATTTGTCTGACCGTGATCAGATTGGATGACAAACTGATAGTCTCTAGGGCAATACTTGTTTGCATCAGTTAAATGTTTGATTTGTTTGTCCATTTCCCTTAAGGCGAACCATGCGTCATTATCTCTGACTCCGGAGTGGTGAGCTATTTCATCATAACCCAAGTATGTTGAGTATGCAACATCGATATCTCCAATCATCATGTCTCCAATTAATGTTGATGTATTAATTTCTCTCATAAATACGTTTGTAGCGGCTCTTGTTGGAATATATACTATTCCACGGTTTATTCTTGGTCTGATGTTTTTGACTGAATGCACAATTTGTGACCAGATTTCACGTATTATGTCTGCAAGAAACAAAGCAACTATACGTGCAAAATTACTTGGATTGGAAAATACTGAGTACCATGCCTTATTGTATAATTTTTTAAAGTCCATTATTTTACTGAATGTAAATATTACATTGTCTGTATCTCCGGAGAATAAATTTGATCTGCTTGCCCCGTTATCCACAAGTAATCCATTTCCATCTGAAATTCTCTGTTCTAACTCTGGTACTTTGGTGATTCCTGAACATTGCATCATCTGATTGTCGTTATTCTTTTCTATCCATCTGAATGCAACAATGTCTTCATTATTTCCATGAAGAATTCCTGCTTGACTTGCACCAGTTTGGGAAGACAGGTCAGTTTCCCACATTCTAAGAGTGTAATTGTCACTGTCAATCATTTCTTTAATATGAGGCATATCTCCTCTTTCTACTGCTTCACATAAAACCTCGTAAGCAAGTCCGTCAATTTCAACAATTATTACTCCAGGATAATCTTTAATTTCAGTTTTTCTTTTCTTTTCAGCATCTCTTAAAACAGACCTGTAATATGAACTGTCATCTTCAATTGTTATTAATGCTGATAATATGGTTGTAACAGCAGCCATTGCCAATGGGACAAGAATCATTGCAGCACCTTTTATTTCTATATCAAATAATGGTGCGAAAATTTGAAGTAAAAATCCGTTTAATATTAATGTTCCGAAACCGAAGGTTAAAACAAGAAAAGGCATTGCTATTCTTGTTAAAACAGGCCAGAGTAATGCATTAATTAAACTGATGAATAGTACCAAAAGGATTATGTCATCAAATTGATTAAATTCTACTCCTAATCCTAAAAAACTTATCAGATATATTCCTAATACATTTCCGATAAATACAATTAAACTTCTTTTAAAGTTTCTTTTTGGGGTTTGTTTTTCTTTAATAATTTCCATAGTAATCAGTGCCTTTATTTGTTTTTAAATTTTTAATCAGTTTATATGGGTAATTTTCCGGTGTATTGTTCTATTGTACGTTGAGCTTCGTCTAAATTAATTCCAGTTTTATTTTCTACTGTAGATTTAATTTCACTTAAATTGGTATTGTTTGCAAATTCACTTGCTTTTGACTGTAAATCTCCAGTTATGTTTCCTACAGTGGAAATTGTATTGTTTATTTTATTATCGTCTGGAAAAACCTTTTTGTACTGTACTGATTTTGCCATATGGACTGCCATGTCCTTGTCTTTGCAGAGGATTATGAGATTGTCGTGAGTAGTTTCATTAGCTAATGGTATGCAATAAAATTTGCCGTTATAATTTACTTTAATAATGTCAAATATGTGGATTTCTAATAGTTTATCCGCATTTATTACATAACATGTATAACCGTCAAGGGTTTGTTTTTCTCCATTTTGTATTAACTTATTTAGACTATTA contains:
- a CDS encoding phage holin family protein, which translates into the protein MEIIKEKQTPKRNFKRSLIVFIGNVLGIYLISFLGLGVEFNQFDDIILLVLFISLINALLWPVLTRIAMPFLVLTFGFGTLILNGFLLQIFAPLFDIEIKGAAMILVPLAMAAVTTILSALITIEDDSSYYRSVLRDAEKKRKTEIKDYPGVIIVEIDGLAYEVLCEAVERGDMPHIKEMIDSDNYTLRMWETDLSSQTGASQAGILHGNNEDIVAFRWIEKNNDNQMMQCSGITKVPELEQRISDGNGLLVDNGASRSNLFSGDTDNVIFTFSKIMDFKKLYNKAWYSVFSNPSNFARIVALFLADIIREIWSQIVHSVKNIRPRINRGIVYIPTRAATNVFMREINTSTLIGDMMIGDIDVAYSTYLGYDEIAHHSGVRDNDAWFALREMDKQIKHLTDANKYCPRDYQFVIQSDHGQTNGATFTQRYGETFEDFVKSLLPEDMTMFAKMTSNDDHFAGDYTPFSRKNKKIKKEQKEQQELSDSEVIVLASGNLAMIYLTQWSQRLTYEELNNFFPELIPGIINNEYVGFILVKSQEHGDLAIGKNGTYYLDTDEIEGENPLEGFGDNIARHLKRTSSFEHTPDILVNSFYDKEADEVCAFEELVGSHGGAGGDQSKPFILYPSSWNVSDDEIIGAENIYKLLKENLAELKK